The sequence below is a genomic window from Methanorbis rubei.
ATCCGAACTGCGGCAAGACCACTCTTTTCAACAACCTTACCGGCATGCGCCACCATGTGGGAAACTGGCCGGGAAAAACCGTCACCATCGAACGAAAAGAAGGAAAGGCAACCTATGAAGGAACAACCCTTGAGATCGTTGACCTCCCCGGGACCTACAGCCTGAGCAGCAGATCTCTCGAAGAGGAGATTACCGTTGAGTACCTCCTGCATGAAAAGCCGGACGTCGTGGTCAATATTGTGGACGCCGCACATCTCGAACGAAATCTCTACCTGACCCTTCAGCTGATTGAGCTTGGCGTCCCGCTGATTCTCGCACTGAACATGAACCGGTATGCGGACGCTGAAGGCATCATCATCGACACCAAAAAACTCTCCGCATCCCTTGGTGTTTCGGTCGTGCGAATTGAAGCGATCGATGACACCGGAAAGGATCAGCTGATTCAGGAAGTTTTGAAAAAACCTGCGGCGACCACGAACCCTCCACACTACTCAAACGAAATTGAGCAGCACCTTGCAGAACTTTTGAAAATTCTGCCGGAAGTTTCCCGCTGGGATCTGATTCAGTATCTGATCCATGGAGCTCCGGAAAATTTTTCCGAGGAGGCAAGGGCAGAGATCGAGAAGACCAGAAAACATCTCGAGGAAATTTTTGGCACAACCCCGCAGGAAGTTTTTGCCGATCAGCGTTACGGATACATCGCAGGCATTCTTCATGAGTCGGTGAATCTTCATGCAGACTCGGGAGGAAAAAATCAGTCGGAACGAATCGACCGGTTTGTGACCAACAAGTGGCTCGGTTTTCCGATCTTTCTTGTGGTGATGTATGCGGTGTTCCAGATCGTGTTCATGCTCGGTGCGCCGTTCATGGATATGATCGACACCATCTTTGGCACAATTTCTGAAATGGCCGGCGACGCTCTTGCGGCGAGCGGAGCTCCTGCATGGGTGAGTTCGTTTGTCTGCGATGGTGTCATCAGCGGTGTCGGGTCGGTTGTGATCTTTTTGCCGAACATTATCCTGCTGTTCATCCTTCTGGCAATTCTTGAGGACTCAGGGTATCTCGCACGGGTCGCTGTGATTATGGATCGGATTATGCACCGACTTGGTCTTCACGGGAAGTCGTTTATTCCGATGATGCTTGGGTTCGGCTGCGGTGTTCCGGCAATTATGGCAACGCGTACGATGGAGACCGAGCGTGAGCGGCTGCTGACGATTCTTCTGACGCCGTTCATGTCCTGCTCGGCCCGTCTTCCGGTCTACCTTCTGCTGGTCGGCATCTTCTTTGTGCCGCAGGTGCAGGGTTTGGTAATGTTTTCGCTGTATCTGCTGGGCATTCTCGTTGCGCTGATTGTGGGGCTTCTGCTTCGCAAGACACTCTTCAAGGGTGAGTCTTCGGCATTTGTTCTGGAGATGCCTCCGTATCGGATTCCCACAATCAAAGGTGTTCTCATCCATTCGTTTGAGCATGCAGGTATGTTTCTGAAGAAGGCCGGCGTGATTATTTTCCCGGCGGTTCTTCTGATGTGGCTGCTTGCCTCGCTGCCATTCGGTGTTGAGTACGGATCTTCTGAGAGTGTGATTGGCATGATAGGTTCTGCGATTGCTCCCATCTTTGCACCGCTCGGCTTTGGTATTCCTGAGGCGGCGATTGCAATTATTATGGGACTGATTGCAAAAGAGGTTGTGGTGGCAACGTTTGGCACGCTGTTCGGCGTGGGCGAGGAGGCTCTGGGCGATGTGCTGATGAATGTGTTCACGCCGCTTTCCGCCTACTCGTTCATGGTGTTTATTCTTCTGTATATGCCGTGTCTTGCGGCGATGCTGACGGTTAAGCAGGAGACGAACTCGTGGAAGATTACGGTTGGGGCAGCTGTGATGATGTGCGTTGTTGCCTGGATTGTTTCCTTCATCATCTATCAGGGAGGTGTTCTTCTTGGATTCGGATGATCCTTTCTGGACGGTGCTGTTTGTGCTGCTGGCGGTTGCGATTCTGCTGGTGTTCGGCCTGATGCTGAAGCGAAATCTTTCGCAGGGGTCATGCTGCTGCGGCTGTTCGAAGAAGGATAAGGGTGGCTGCTGCCAGTGTGCAGTGGCTTCCCGCGAAGCTTCTTCGGAAGAAGAATATTTTTTTTATAGGAGTTACGCTGTGATGAGTTTCATCGTTTGAGATTTTTCTGTCCTTGACCTCACTTAGAGTAACCACGGAATGCACTGAGCACACAGAGCTTCACGGAAAAAAAGAAATCGCATGCCTTTGGCCTGCTCATTGCTTCGCAAAAATGCACGGAGAACGCCTGCGGCGCCGGAATGCACGGAATATATTTTTTATATTTTAAGAGAATAAATTATCTCGGAAATCTTTCCGTGCATTCCGTGGTTATTTCAAGCAAAACCATACGTCACAGAACCACACCGCGTAAGTCCTATTCTACATTATTCTCGTTTGTGCTCGTGAGGCTCTGATAGATCTTGAGATACTCAGGAAGAATTGTGTAGTGGATGAAGTTTTTCTCGCGATAGGTATCCACTGCATTGTAGCGTGCAAGCTGCGAGAGATGCCACTGCAAAGTCGACTGCGAGATGCTTGTTTTTTCTATGAGTTCTGTCTGCGAGATTCCCGGAGCTTCTGCAATCGCGGTGAATATTTTGTGCGGTTTTTCTCGGGTGATGAGCCGCTGCATGAACTCGATGCTTTCATCCTCGCTGCAAGCTCCTGCATACAAACAGGTCATGCCTTTTCTTGCGACCTTTCGGACTTTTCCTGCAGTCTCAAGTTTATTGATGTGATGAGTCGTGGTCCCCCGCGAGGTCTCGGTGATCTTTGCAAGTTCGGTTGCGGTAATACCTGGGTTTTCGACTATTTCGTTGTAGAGTTTCATTGTCCGAGAGTTGGGCTTGAAGGAGAACGGGTCGCGTGCCAGAAGGCCGGTGAGGGCACCGGTGGTGAGAAAGAGAAAAATGACCCAGAGAAATTCGGTAAAAATCACGGGGGGAAGACCGAAAGCATGGCTGTAGGTTATGATAATATATTCCTGTAATGATTTCATGGGATCAAATGTCGGATTTTCCACGAGCACCACAGGAATCCCATCATCGATGTCTTCAAAGTCTACTGGTGCCGGAGAGATAGTTAGTCCTGAGAGAGGGTAGTACATCTCACCCGTATCTGCGGAAACTCCAGTACAGAAAATCGAACATAAGAGAAAAATAGCCAGCAACGATAATGTTTTGGATCGAAAAACCATGGAACTTTTTAGCGAGGTACTCTGCATCATTTTTTCATATCTGAGGGTTATGATTCGTTTGTGTTGTCGGTGTTTTTCTTTGTTGTTTCTCCGGAAATCTTATCGACATTTTCATTGTTTTTAGTCTCTATTTCCTGTTTTTTTGTTCCAACAAGCTGATTGTACAGCAGAACGTAGTCAGAGATTGCGGTGTAATGAACTGTGTTTTTGTTGCGAACGCTTTCAATTGCATTGTATTTTGCCAGTTGGGACAGATGCCACTGAAGTGTTGTCTGAGGAATACCGGTCTTTTCGACTAAGATCTTTTGAGAAACTCCGGGGTGATCGATGATGGTCTGAAATATTTTATTCGGCCTTTCCTCTGTGAGGACTTTGTGCATGAACTCTTCGTGTCCGGCTACTTGGACATTGACAGGATAATAATTTCCCGCGCCACTGTCTGTGGTCTTTTTGATTTTGCCTGCAAGACTTAAGCGATGAATCGTGTAGTTAATTGATCCGCGTGGAATTCCGGTGAGTTTCTGCAGTTGTGCCATGGTCATTCCCGGATTTTCTTTGATTGCATTGTAGACAATCATTGGACGTGATTCAGGATCATCGGGGAGTTTTTTGCGGGTGACGAGGAGGCCGAGAGCGCCTGCACCGAGGAAAATTGTGAATATTGCAAGGAGTTGTGAAATGAGTATTGAAGGAAGACCCCATACTCCAGTGTAAAGTATTGTAAGAATATATTCTAACTCTGATATCGGATCCATGATCCAAGGATTTTCGATAGGTGCCAATGTTTCGTCATCTTCAAAATCGTCTGGGACTGCGGAGATGATCAGGCTCCCCCTCGAAATTACAGTGTCATCTGCCATGACCGGCGTGAACAATAGCGATAGTATAATTAGTAAAATAAAAATTGGTTTGATGTTTTTCATAGATTTCTACCATTTAAGAGCTGACTATGGTGATAGTAAATGATTGTGAACTTGTCACTGACTTCCCTCTGACAAAGAATACCCACTGTCCGCTTTGGAGCGGGCTGTCCTGGAATTGCAATGCAAGACTACCGTTAACGCTTCCATCGGTTGCGTCATCGTACTCACCATGCATAACACTGTCCGGAGTCTGGACAACAAGACCAAGATTGCTTGCTGTGGTTCCCCATGCAACTCTTACTGTAAGCGTTGTTGATCCTGCAGGTACTGTATAGGTATATCTCTCTGTTACACCTTGCGTGACTGAGCCAGTGGTTGATGATTTCGGCCACATGACATTACCGATAATCGGTGTAACAGTCATGCCGCTGTTCTTTGTCACCTGATCAGAGGACGTCGTTGCTGCGGCCGGAGCCATGCAGAATGCGAGCACACACAGCATCGCAAGTACTACAACTAATTTCTTTCTCATACAATACGTTTGTTCTCGTTATCGTGTTATATTATCTTTGGACATATATTAGGTTTAGGTTTTCCTAAACCTATGTGGTATCCAATTGAAAAATCTTTTTTCAACGCCTCATTAATTCTTTTACGACATTATTTGTCAGAAATTTCTGAATGTCTACTGCCTTGATAAATCATTAATTTTGGCTTGACAAAGCCGATCTTTTCCTATAAATACTCTTATATTGTGACAAAACTGTATTTCCTAAAATAAAATCGCCGAAAAAAAGTTATCCGGATATCTCCGGAAACATCTCTGAAGAAAAAATTATTCTGCCTTTTCCTCAGTCTTGAGGTTTGGGCGCGGGAAGGTCTCGACGAACTTGACCGACTCGATCTCCGGGAAGAGACCAAAAGCCTCCTGCGTGATCATGTACTCGGTCATCATCCAGTTTTGATTGTACATTGCCATCATTGGCGGGACTTCAACAGACACAAACGTCTTGTGTGCATTGCTGACCTTCATCTCGCGTCCGGTGAACAGGCGGATGGTTCCTTCAAGTTTCTCAATCGGATCCTCAACAACAGACTCAATCGTGTAGACATAGGTGAGGTCCTGGCCTGCGAGCGGGTGGTTAAAGTCAACCAGATAGCGGTTGCCGATCTTATTTACCACAACACCTTCGCGTCCGTCAACCGTCACGCGGTCAAACATTGCGACCTTCTCCGGAAGACCCTT
It includes:
- a CDS encoding winged helix-turn-helix transcriptional regulator produces the protein MYYPLSGLTISPAPVDFEDIDDGIPVVLVENPTFDPMKSLQEYIIITYSHAFGLPPVIFTEFLWVIFLFLTTGALTGLLARDPFSFKPNSRTMKLYNEIVENPGITATELAKITETSRGTTTHHINKLETAGKVRKVARKGMTCLYAGACSEDESIEFMQRLITREKPHKIFTAIAEAPGISQTELIEKTSISQSTLQWHLSQLARYNAVDTYREKNFIHYTILPEYLKIYQSLTSTNENNVE
- a CDS encoding winged helix-turn-helix transcriptional regulator, with protein sequence MADDTVISRGSLIISAVPDDFEDDETLAPIENPWIMDPISELEYILTILYTGVWGLPSILISQLLAIFTIFLGAGALGLLVTRKKLPDDPESRPMIVYNAIKENPGMTMAQLQKLTGIPRGSINYTIHRLSLAGKIKKTTDSGAGNYYPVNVQVAGHEEFMHKVLTEERPNKIFQTIIDHPGVSQKILVEKTGIPQTTLQWHLSQLAKYNAIESVRNKNTVHYTAISDYVLLYNQLVGTKKQEIETKNNENVDKISGETTKKNTDNTNES
- the feoB gene encoding ferrous iron transport protein B; amino-acid sequence: MSEKRIIVALAGNPNCGKTTLFNNLTGMRHHVGNWPGKTVTIERKEGKATYEGTTLEIVDLPGTYSLSSRSLEEEITVEYLLHEKPDVVVNIVDAAHLERNLYLTLQLIELGVPLILALNMNRYADAEGIIIDTKKLSASLGVSVVRIEAIDDTGKDQLIQEVLKKPAATTNPPHYSNEIEQHLAELLKILPEVSRWDLIQYLIHGAPENFSEEARAEIEKTRKHLEEIFGTTPQEVFADQRYGYIAGILHESVNLHADSGGKNQSERIDRFVTNKWLGFPIFLVVMYAVFQIVFMLGAPFMDMIDTIFGTISEMAGDALAASGAPAWVSSFVCDGVISGVGSVVIFLPNIILLFILLAILEDSGYLARVAVIMDRIMHRLGLHGKSFIPMMLGFGCGVPAIMATRTMETERERLLTILLTPFMSCSARLPVYLLLVGIFFVPQVQGLVMFSLYLLGILVALIVGLLLRKTLFKGESSAFVLEMPPYRIPTIKGVLIHSFEHAGMFLKKAGVIIFPAVLLMWLLASLPFGVEYGSSESVIGMIGSAIAPIFAPLGFGIPEAAIAIIMGLIAKEVVVATFGTLFGVGEEALGDVLMNVFTPLSAYSFMVFILLYMPCLAAMLTVKQETNSWKITVGAAVMMCVVAWIVSFIIYQGGVLLGFG
- a CDS encoding peptidylprolyl isomerase, producing MAIENGNYIKISYTGSVNGSAFDTTDAEAAKTAGIFRENAMYGPAVVKVGAGHVLVGVDEDLAGKDVGKEYTVVVPAEKAFGEHKKDELKAVDRKGLPEKVAMFDRVTVDGREGVVVNKIGNRYLVDFNHPLAGQDLTYVYTIESVVEDPIEKLEGTIRLFTGREMKVSNAHKTFVSVEVPPMMAMYNQNWMMTEYMITQEAFGLFPEIESVKFVETFPRPNLKTEEKAE